One Anolis carolinensis isolate JA03-04 chromosome 4, rAnoCar3.1.pri, whole genome shotgun sequence DNA window includes the following coding sequences:
- the snai1 gene encoding zinc finger protein SNAI1, with amino-acid sequence MPRSFLVKKHFSASKKPNYSELESQTVIVSPFFYEKYPLSVLPQPDLLTNSPHYPSLVWDTGLLSNFFTSEPEYQKSAGSPPSPDSKPLDLTSLSSEEEDGKTTSDPPSPASSSATEAEKFHCGQCSKSYSTFAGLSKHRQLHCDSQARKSFSCKYCEKEYVSLGALKMHIRSHTLPCVCKICGKAFSRPWLLQGHIRTHTGEKPFSCTHCNRAFADRSNLRAHLQTHSDVKKYQCKTCSRTFSRMSLLHKHEETGCTGTR; translated from the exons ATGCCTCGCTCTTTCCTCGTCAAGAAGCATTTCTCGGCCAGCAAGAAGCCCAACTACAGCGAACTGGAAAGCCAGACCG TGATTGTGTCCCCCTTCTTCTATGAGAAGTACCCCCTGTCCGTCCTCCCCCAGCCAGACCTCCTGACCAACAGCCCTCACTACCCTTCGCTTGTCTGGGACACGGGGCTCCTCTCCAACTTCTTCACCTCTGAGCCAGAATACCAGAAGAGCGCAGGCTCCCCTCCGAGCCCCGACTCCAAGCCTCTGGACCTGACCTCCTTGTCCAGCGAAGAGGAGGATGGCAAGACGACCTCTGATCCGCCCAGCCCAGCCTCCTCTTCAGCCACCGAAGCAGAGAAATTCCACTGCGGCCAATGCAGCAAGTCCTACTCGACCTTTGCGGGCCTTTCCAAACACAGACAGTTGCACTGCGACTCCCAGGCCAGGAAATCTTTCAGCTGCAAGTACTGTGAGAAGGAGTACGTGAGCCTAGGAGCCCTGAAGATGCACATCCGAAGCCATACCCTTCCTTGCGTGTGCAAGATCTGCGGCAAAGCTTTCTCCAGGCCTTGGCTCCTGCAAGGCCACATCAGAACCCATACTG GTGAGAAACCGTTTTCCTGCACACACTGCAACAGGGCTTTTGCTGACCGCTCCAACCTCCGCGCCCACCTGCAGACCCATTCGGACGTCAAGAAGTATCAATGCAAAACCTGCTCCCGGACTTTCTCCCGAATGTCCCTTCTCCACAAGCATGAAGAAACAGGCTGCACTGGAACACGCTGA